From a region of the Lactuca sativa cultivar Salinas chromosome 4, Lsat_Salinas_v11, whole genome shotgun sequence genome:
- the LOC111892771 gene encoding RING-H2 finger protein ATL78 produces the protein MLTSSMMLFQANFVNHHSRKLLLDAPMYLHASTTMRTTVDAIAASPTPSTDTANKSFDANVVMVLSVLLCALICSLGLNSIIRCVLRCSNLVHSESNTSQESTPARLANTGIKKKALKTFPVVSYWEGLKLPGLGKECVICLSEFIVEEQVKILPKCNHGFHIRCIDKWLSSHSSCPTCRHSLIETCQKILSGGACNSTTPFQGQNPSGVNIISLAPLQPERFVRSYEM, from the coding sequence ATGCTCACTAGCTCCATGATGCTTTTTCAAGCCAACTTTGTGAATCATCATTCAAGAAAACTTCTACTTGATGCTCCTATGTACTTACATGCGTCAACAACGATGAGAACAACAGTGGATGCAATAGCAGCTTCACCAACACCAAGTACAGATACGGCAAACAAAAGCTTTGATGCAAATGTGGTCATGGTGCTATCAGTGCTTCTCTGTGCTCTCATTTGCTCCTTAGGGTTGAACTCCATAATCAGGTGTGTATTAAGATGTTCGAATTTAGTTCACTCTGAGTCGAATACTAGCCAGGAAAGCACTCCAGCTAGGTTAGCCAACACTGGGATTAAGAAAAAGGCATTGAAGACTTTCCCAGTTGTTAGCTATTGGGAAGGGCTGAAATTACCTGGATTAGGCAAAGAATGCGTGATATGCTTAAGTGAGTTCATCGTAGAAGAACAAGTCAAAATTCTGCCAAAATGCAACCATGGATTCCATATTCGATGCATCGATAAGTGGTTGAGTTCACACTCCTCCTGCCCAACTTGTAGGCACTCCCTCATAGAAACATGCCAGAAGATATTGTCAGGTGGGGCATGTAACAGTACAACACCATTTCAAGGACAAAATCCAAGTGGTGTCAATATTATAAGCCTCGCGCCTTTACAACCTGAGCGTTTTGTACGAAGCTATGAAATGTAG
- the LOC128133650 gene encoding uncharacterized protein LOC128133650 — MTTICHYHHPPPASITPTITHHHRPPTPRPHHPHPLLLPPLPPPTTTTTHPSSPPITITYPPFTIMTANRYYHESSTTTHHHHLLPPPSFTTHHHYHLHPPINTTHHHPSKTIILTHHPPRLPPPITTPTTTISCITYENHIHYHYYMSLPPHQQPLPTHHHLLPLLITTTCHNHHHHHLPPPPTNRRPRPPPITTTHHHHSPIHLQPPPNTTTHLHHLLPPPVTTITTTRHPHLHHQPLPNHIITTYHHHYPPPTTTTTIYH; from the coding sequence ATGACTACCATCTGCCactaccaccacccaccacccgcCTCCATCACCCCTACCATCACCCATCACCACCGACCACCGACCCCCCGCCCCCATCACCCCCACCCACTATTATTACCACCTCTCCCACCACCCACTACAACCACCACCCACCCATCTTCACCACCCATCACTATCACCTACCCACCATTCACCATTATGACCGCCAACCGCTACTACCACGAATCAtcaaccaccacccatcaccaccatctGCTACCACCACCATCcttcaccacccatcaccactaccACCTCCACCCACCTATCAACACCACTCATCACCATCCATCCAAAACCATCATCCTCACCCACCACCCACCAAGactaccaccacccatcaccacaccTACCACCACAATTTCATGCATCACCTACGAAAACCACATACACTACCACTATTACATGTCACTGCCACCCCACCAGCAACCACtacccacccaccaccacctgCTTCCACTACTCATCACCACCACTTGCCacaaccaccatcaccaccacctgccaccaccacccactAACCGTCGACCTCGACCACCACCTATCActactacccaccaccaccactcaCCCATCCACCTACAACCTCCACCCAATACCACCACCCACCTTCACCACTTATTACCACCACctgtcaccaccatcaccactacCCGCCACCCTCATCTCCACCACCAACCACTACCCAACCATATCATCACCACCTACCATCATCATTACCCGccgcccaccaccaccaccaccatatacCATTAA